A region of the Candidatus Sysuiplasma jiujiangense genome:
CTGACCTGTTCATGCGTGTGCTCCTCCCTCACATCGAAGGAGCGTATGAAATCATTCATCCCCTTCCCCGCAACCTCCCCGTCGGAGCATGTGACCGCATCGACATAACCGAGGTCGATGCCCTCTATGCTGCCGTCGGTCTTCCGCACCGGCTTCTCCTTCTCGAATAGGAAGTCTATGAAGAGTGTGCCGTTGTGCAGCAGCAGCCTCATCGACTTCGACAGTGTGAAGCCGCTGCCTGCCCACCTGTTCCACATTTCCGTCTTTTTGAAAGGAAGCATGAATGTGAAGCCCGACTGCACTTTGACCCATTCAAACGAATTGCGCTCGTCTGCGATGCTCCAGAAGCGGCCGTCGAGTTCTGCCGCCATCGCAGTGAAGCGCGGCATTGTTCTCTGCCGCTTTGGTTTCATGCGCTGGCTCTTCACAATCTGCAGCGCCTGTCTGCCAGCACACTGTATGAGCCTTGCCGTCAGTGCGAAGCGCCTCTCTGCAGGCATGTGCGCACTGTCTACATAGACGTCGTCAAAATTCCGTTCAGACCAGTACATTTCGATGAAATGGTTCACACAGCGGCCGTATTCTGTCAGGAAGGCTGTGACTGGTTCAAGCTTGACACTGTTGAGCGGACTCGCAATCCTGACCGTCCTACGCATCATTGCCATTATGCTTCAACTCCGCTATGATTTTCTCAGTCTTCCGTCTGCTCGGCCGCAGCCCGTACAGCCTTGCGCAGAATGACGTTATGATTGAAACGAAGTCCTGCATCAGGTCGTCCCTGTCATTCGATGCCTCGTTGACCACTTCTATACACTTGCCGTGCTGCCTGAGCAGCGTGTCGATGTAGTTGAAACCGAAGCGCGTGAGCCTGTCCCTGTGATCCACTACTATCTTCGAGTAGCCGTCGTCTGTGAGCAGTTTGAGCAGCTGCTTCCTGCTGTCATTCACGCCGCTGCCCACCTCC
Encoded here:
- a CDS encoding IS607 family transposase, translating into MKLSVWARKEGIGYRAAWRMWKAGQLKAHQLPTGTIIVEEERPSILPDSVAIYARVSSSEKRGNLDSQAERLTQYAIARGYRIYRVVKEVGSGVNDSRKQLLKLLTDDGYSKIVVDHRDRLTRFGFNYIDTLLRQHGKCIEVVNEASNDRDDLMQDFVSIITSFCARLYGLRPSRRKTEKIIAELKHNGNDA